The Neobacillus sp. PS3-34 genome has a window encoding:
- a CDS encoding chromate transporter — protein sequence MVQWKIFLSFFIPGILGYGGGPFSIPLIENEVVDRYGWLTVKEFSEVLALANSLPGAIATKMAGYIGYQQGGILGAAVGVFASVAPSLVLMIALLSLLYKYKDSPRVKKLTTYVRPAIAVMLGVIAFQFLKGSSLDIGFWQTLVLASISYVLMEKVKVHPALVILAALGYGAIFLH from the coding sequence ATGGTTCAGTGGAAGATTTTTCTCTCATTTTTCATCCCGGGAATTTTAGGTTATGGAGGGGGGCCATTTTCCATTCCGCTTATAGAAAATGAAGTCGTCGACCGTTATGGCTGGCTGACGGTGAAGGAATTCAGTGAGGTGCTGGCACTTGCCAACTCACTTCCTGGCGCAATCGCCACTAAAATGGCAGGCTATATCGGCTATCAGCAGGGCGGAATTCTTGGTGCGGCTGTGGGAGTATTCGCCTCTGTTGCCCCGTCATTGGTATTAATGATTGCTTTGCTGAGCCTTTTATACAAATACAAAGATTCGCCAAGAGTAAAAAAATTGACGACGTATGTTAGGCCCGCCATTGCTGTCATGCTGGGTGTCATCGCCTTTCAATTTTTGAAGGGATCATCGCTTGATATAGGCTTTTGGCAGACACTGGTTCTTGCCTCAATAAGCTATGTTTTGATGGAAAAAGTCAAAGTCCACCCTGCATTGGTCATTTTAGCCGCGCTAGGGTACGGAGCCATATTCCTTCATTAA
- a CDS encoding EamA family transporter, with translation MSWLIFAILSAVSAAFVSIFGKLGLQNIDANTATAVRAIIMAIFLFGVVACEGNLSKIPLIISEKKTFMFIVLSGVAGATSWLFYFLALKTGKVSQVAPIDKLSVVIATVFAIAFFGEKLSMVNGIGVGLIAIGVLLTALN, from the coding sequence ATGTCCTGGCTTATCTTTGCAATTCTTTCAGCTGTTTCTGCTGCTTTTGTTTCGATATTCGGGAAGTTAGGCCTGCAAAATATTGATGCCAATACTGCAACCGCAGTCAGAGCCATCATTATGGCAATCTTTTTATTTGGGGTAGTCGCCTGTGAAGGGAATTTAAGCAAAATCCCTCTAATTATCAGTGAAAAGAAAACCTTTATGTTTATTGTTTTGAGCGGAGTTGCTGGAGCGACTTCCTGGCTATTCTACTTTTTGGCACTTAAAACCGGAAAGGTATCGCAGGTTGCCCCAATTGATAAATTAAGTGTCGTCATCGCAACTGTTTTTGCAATTGCCTTCTTCGGGGAAAAACTAAGCATGGTGAACGGAATTGGTGTAGGCCTTATCGCGATTGGTGTGCTGTTGACTGCGTTGAATTAA
- a CDS encoding ATP-binding protein has product MSIRLRLLLSYIAMIFIPILFAIMSALLVALLFRGDVKELRDIYLPPEHHEHLTAKDQLLLDLHRQSVKDSGRFLNPSYLRKVDKQLKKSGAALVMRKERTITYLSSSLKGLDTEDLPSFGTYREADPVERIDHRYVSFKQLDFFFPDNSEGSLFLITDASSLAKFVRSFFPGLFIGLILILIITNGLLTYYVSRSIIRPIRELQRAAKEMKEGNLNVKIEAMSKDELGQLAMGFEEMRVRLKESIELQLAYEENRKELIANISHDLKTPITTIKGYVEGIRDGVANSPDRMERYIQTIHNKAIDLDHMIDELFLYSKLDLQRLPFYFEKFHFDDYVQDFVEELRFDVEEKKVEIVLEIEKNRDYTVLGDREHLKRVITNIVNNSLKYIENENKKLSFHLSALKSHIQLSIKDNGPGIDAKNLPFIFDRFYRADLARGTEKGGSGLGLSIAKRIIEEHHGSIWAESTEGQGTKILFTLKKAGEQDENDFNH; this is encoded by the coding sequence ATGTCAATTCGCCTAAGATTATTGCTGTCCTATATCGCAATGATTTTTATCCCTATTTTATTTGCAATCATGTCAGCTTTATTGGTTGCCCTGCTCTTCAGGGGGGATGTAAAGGAATTGCGGGATATTTATCTGCCGCCTGAGCATCATGAACACCTGACAGCAAAGGATCAATTATTACTTGATTTACACCGGCAATCGGTTAAAGATTCAGGTCGATTTTTAAATCCTTCCTATTTAAGAAAAGTAGATAAGCAATTGAAGAAATCTGGTGCTGCATTGGTAATGCGGAAGGAAAGAACAATCACCTATCTATCTTCTTCTCTAAAAGGGCTTGATACAGAGGATCTACCATCGTTTGGAACGTATAGGGAAGCGGATCCTGTTGAGAGGATCGACCATCGATATGTATCGTTTAAACAGCTTGATTTTTTCTTCCCCGACAATTCTGAGGGATCGCTATTTCTTATTACAGACGCCAGCAGTCTGGCAAAATTTGTTCGTTCCTTTTTTCCCGGTTTATTTATCGGTTTGATTCTTATATTAATCATTACAAATGGTTTATTAACTTATTATGTGTCCAGGAGTATCATCCGCCCGATAAGGGAGCTTCAGAGAGCCGCTAAAGAAATGAAGGAAGGCAATCTGAATGTGAAAATAGAAGCTATGTCCAAGGATGAGCTGGGCCAACTGGCAATGGGCTTCGAGGAAATGAGAGTAAGGCTGAAGGAATCGATTGAATTACAGCTGGCATATGAGGAAAACCGCAAAGAACTCATTGCCAATATCTCGCATGATTTAAAAACGCCGATCACAACGATAAAAGGATATGTAGAGGGTATTCGGGATGGTGTTGCCAATAGCCCTGATCGGATGGAGCGTTATATCCAGACGATCCATAATAAAGCAATTGACCTTGATCATATGATCGACGAACTTTTTTTATACTCTAAACTCGACTTGCAGCGACTCCCATTTTATTTTGAGAAGTTTCATTTTGATGATTATGTTCAGGACTTCGTAGAGGAGCTTCGATTTGATGTAGAAGAAAAGAAAGTGGAAATAGTATTGGAAATTGAAAAAAATCGAGATTATACAGTGTTGGGTGACCGTGAGCATCTTAAGCGGGTTATTACTAATATTGTTAATAACTCATTGAAATATATTGAAAATGAAAATAAAAAGCTTTCCTTCCACTTATCTGCTTTAAAATCGCATATTCAGCTCAGTATTAAAGATAATGGACCGGGCATAGATGCTAAAAATCTTCCATTTATTTTTGACCGTTTTTACCGCGCTGATTTAGCAAGAGGAACAGAAAAGGGTGGCAGCGGCCTTGGGTTATCAATTGCTAAGAGAATTATTGAAGAGCACCATGGGTCCATTTGGGCAGAAAGCACCGAAGGACAGGGGACTAAGATTCTATTTACGTTAAAAAAGGCAGGTGAACAGGATGAAAACGATTTTAATCATTGA
- a CDS encoding response regulator transcription factor, translating to MNRMKTILIIEDDKSIAELERDYLEIDGFNVEIALTGNEGLEKALNHEVDLVLLDLMLPGLDGFQICKSIRLKKDIPILMVTAKKEDIDKIRGLGIGADDYIVKPFSPSELVARVKAHLSRYERLIGKEAQNDVIMIRGLRIDKSSRRVFVNNHEVMFTAKEFDVLTFFALHPNHVFSKEQLFERLWGFDSLGDISTVTVHIRKIREKIESDPSNPQYLETVWGAGYRFKE from the coding sequence GTGAACAGGATGAAAACGATTTTAATCATTGAAGATGACAAAAGCATCGCAGAATTGGAACGCGATTATTTAGAAATAGATGGATTTAACGTTGAAATAGCGTTAACAGGAAATGAGGGTTTAGAGAAAGCTTTAAATCATGAAGTAGACCTGGTTCTGTTGGATCTTATGCTCCCAGGGCTTGATGGCTTCCAGATTTGCAAATCAATCCGTTTAAAAAAGGATATTCCGATACTGATGGTCACTGCCAAAAAAGAGGATATTGATAAAATTCGTGGCCTTGGAATAGGTGCAGATGACTATATTGTAAAGCCCTTCAGCCCAAGCGAATTGGTAGCAAGAGTAAAAGCACATCTTTCCCGTTATGAAAGGTTAATTGGCAAGGAAGCTCAGAATGATGTCATAATGATCCGGGGTCTGCGCATTGACAAGTCTTCAAGAAGGGTATTTGTCAATAATCATGAAGTAATGTTCACTGCTAAGGAATTCGATGTCCTGACATTTTTTGCACTCCATCCAAATCATGTTTTTAGCAAAGAACAGTTATTTGAGCGACTCTGGGGGTTTGATTCTTTGGGGGATATTTCCACTGTCACTGTGCACATCCGAAAAATCAGGGAAAAAATTGAATCAGATCCTTCAAATCCCCAATATCTTGAAACCGTGTGGGGAGCTGGATACCGATTTAAAGAGTAA
- a CDS encoding undecaprenyl-diphosphatase, with amino-acid sequence MFSHIDFNAFQTINHLAVSERILNPLMIFLAEWGEYVFFAGILFYWFYKISENKNRRMVVEALLAACLALGINVLIGMFIYRDRPFVHHHVNWLIPHAKNDSFPSDHATGAFVIAASIWQWKKRAGWLWLLLAAGISLSRVWTGVHYPADIIAGMLIGTGSAFAVHTLSMRSGKFGKLISFFINFYIKIESLIFKKKIINP; translated from the coding sequence ATGTTTTCACATATAGATTTTAATGCCTTTCAAACCATTAACCATCTTGCTGTAAGTGAGCGTATTCTAAATCCCCTGATGATTTTTCTTGCAGAGTGGGGTGAATATGTCTTCTTTGCCGGCATTTTATTTTATTGGTTTTATAAAATTTCAGAAAACAAGAATCGGAGAATGGTAGTAGAAGCATTACTTGCTGCTTGTTTAGCTTTAGGTATTAATGTGCTGATCGGAATGTTTATTTACCGTGACAGGCCTTTTGTCCATCACCACGTGAATTGGCTGATTCCACATGCGAAGAATGATTCATTTCCGAGTGACCATGCAACAGGAGCATTTGTTATTGCGGCCTCAATATGGCAGTGGAAAAAACGGGCGGGGTGGCTATGGCTTCTTCTTGCAGCAGGTATTTCCTTATCGAGAGTCTGGACGGGTGTCCACTATCCGGCGGACATCATTGCAGGAATGCTGATTGGGACAGGCTCTGCGTTTGCGGTTCATACACTTTCGATGCGATCCGGAAAGTTCGGTAAATTAATATCCTTTTTTATAAATTTTTATATCAAGATTGAAAGCCTCATTTTCAAAAAGAAAATTATTAACCCATAA
- a CDS encoding glycosyltransferase translates to MIQVKKEKLLILSANFGDGHKQVAKAITEVAELSYPEVETATLDIMKWIHPRLNPISHFLYIRGIKRLPFLYSFIYKRTRKPNSFSMKLNSILSSGLEPVLEIINNMKPSVVVSTYPFAAGIMSKLKELGLINVPIVTVITDYTDHSYWLHPNTDHYLVGSKEVEERLIRLGVERSKIKNTGIPIRQQFYKKHSRNALAEKFDFDPKKFTLLVMGGGDGLIGKGFSTLQALENIPHPVQIVIVCGRNKKLKLQLESKLKDTIHKIRIVGFCENIAEIMAISDIMITKPGGVTTTEAIEMDLPMLIYKPLPARRKIMLIIY, encoded by the coding sequence ATGATACAAGTTAAAAAGGAAAAACTTCTAATTCTTTCAGCCAATTTTGGAGACGGCCATAAACAGGTTGCAAAAGCAATAACAGAGGTGGCTGAGCTTTCGTATCCGGAAGTGGAGACGGCAACACTCGACATTATGAAGTGGATTCATCCACGCCTTAATCCTATAAGTCATTTTTTATACATCAGGGGGATAAAAAGGTTACCGTTTTTATATAGTTTCATTTACAAGAGAACACGAAAACCCAACTCTTTTTCTATGAAGTTAAATTCCATCCTGTCATCTGGATTGGAACCGGTATTAGAGATTATCAACAACATGAAACCTTCAGTAGTGGTGAGTACCTATCCCTTTGCAGCCGGGATTATGTCAAAGTTAAAAGAACTTGGATTAATAAATGTTCCGATTGTTACGGTTATCACGGATTATACAGACCATTCATACTGGCTTCATCCAAACACAGACCATTATTTGGTTGGGTCGAAAGAGGTTGAGGAGCGGTTAATAAGACTTGGAGTAGAACGCAGTAAAATAAAAAACACCGGAATTCCGATACGACAGCAATTTTATAAAAAACATTCAAGAAACGCTCTTGCAGAAAAATTTGATTTTGATCCAAAAAAATTCACCTTGTTAGTGATGGGCGGCGGCGATGGGCTGATAGGGAAGGGTTTTTCCACTCTTCAAGCCTTGGAAAATATTCCACATCCAGTTCAAATCGTAATTGTGTGTGGACGTAATAAAAAATTGAAGCTCCAATTGGAAAGCAAGCTAAAGGATACAATTCATAAAATACGAATTGTTGGATTCTGTGAAAATATCGCTGAAATAATGGCGATTTCGGATATTATGATAACAAAGCCGGGAGGTGTAACGACCACCGAAGCCATTGAGATGGATCTGCCAATGCTGATTTACAAACCGCTCCCCGCCAGGAGGAAGATAATGCTAATTATCTATTAG
- a CDS encoding polysaccharide deacetylase family protein, producing MYEKLFYFILILFIFYTLIPFLYSRVLGMGVFKNNRKSNNIAFTFDDGPHPVYTAEVLDVLRDHHIKAAFFVLGSSAEKYPELILRIHNEGHLIGIHNYVHHSNWIMAPWKIRKDLDRSAAIIEGITGKKPHYYRPPWGLLNIFDFFILKDYKIILWSLMAGDWRSRGGSERVRNVLLTKVKQGDIILLHDSGDTLGADEEAPQNTISALKDVLKEVSLRGYTCVRIDELFYSQHQNNNIKLQ from the coding sequence ATGTACGAGAAATTATTTTACTTTATCCTGATATTATTTATATTTTACACTCTTATTCCGTTCCTTTATTCAAGAGTATTAGGTATGGGAGTATTCAAAAACAATCGAAAATCAAATAACATTGCCTTCACTTTTGACGATGGGCCGCACCCCGTCTATACCGCAGAGGTGTTGGATGTTTTAAGAGATCACCATATAAAGGCTGCCTTTTTTGTCCTGGGTTCCAGTGCTGAAAAATATCCGGAGTTAATCCTTCGCATACATAATGAAGGCCATTTAATTGGAATCCATAATTATGTTCATCATTCGAACTGGATTATGGCACCATGGAAAATACGCAAAGATCTAGATCGTAGTGCTGCCATTATCGAAGGTATTACGGGGAAAAAGCCCCATTATTACCGCCCGCCCTGGGGCTTATTGAACATATTTGATTTTTTCATTCTCAAGGACTATAAAATCATTCTCTGGTCTTTAATGGCCGGGGATTGGCGGAGCCGCGGGGGAAGTGAAAGAGTGAGGAATGTGTTGCTTACAAAGGTGAAGCAGGGTGATATTATTCTTTTGCATGACAGCGGCGATACTCTTGGAGCGGATGAAGAAGCTCCCCAAAATACAATTTCTGCTTTAAAAGATGTTTTGAAGGAGGTAAGCTTACGAGGTTATACGTGTGTGAGAATAGATGAACTGTTTTACTCACAGCACCAAAACAATAATATAAAACTCCAGTAG
- a CDS encoding phosphatase PAP2 family protein → MNAFTVYGMITFLLWRHIPWRIGRSILILISIFFILAIGISRIYLGVHYPSDIIGGYFASGFWLAIAIWFFQHYKEKQYNRKTFNS, encoded by the coding sequence ATGAATGCCTTTACCGTCTATGGAATGATTACCTTCCTGCTTTGGAGGCATATTCCCTGGAGGATCGGACGAAGTATCCTAATTCTTATTTCAATCTTCTTTATATTGGCTATTGGTATAAGCCGAATATATTTAGGTGTCCATTATCCGAGTGATATCATTGGCGGCTATTTCGCAAGTGGCTTCTGGCTTGCAATCGCCATATGGTTCTTTCAACATTACAAAGAAAAACAATACAATCGAAAAACATTCAATTCTTGA
- a CDS encoding AbrB family transcriptional regulator produces the protein MGKRIKLPAPWLVGGMIGASLTQLIISYFNKNNASPFWPHKIVILAQVLIGTSIGSHIKKEMFRGLGRIICGGLVSSLFMVAIMAVFSIWISKVTQIPMVTCILAFAPGGVAEMASTSLALHADSTFVVTVQSLRLIAVLILVPTLLRLISFQTIVKSDL, from the coding sequence ATGGGGAAAAGAATAAAATTGCCAGCCCCATGGCTCGTTGGAGGTATGATTGGAGCATCACTAACCCAATTAATTATTTCCTATTTTAATAAAAACAATGCTTCCCCCTTCTGGCCACACAAAATAGTCATCTTGGCACAGGTTTTGATTGGGACCAGTATCGGTTCCCATATTAAAAAGGAGATGTTCCGAGGTCTGGGAAGAATTATTTGTGGTGGACTAGTTAGCTCGCTTTTTATGGTAGCCATTATGGCAGTCTTTTCTATATGGATTTCAAAAGTAACTCAAATACCAATGGTCACTTGTATTTTAGCTTTTGCTCCAGGAGGAGTGGCAGAAATGGCATCCACTTCATTGGCTCTTCATGCAGACTCTACGTTCGTCGTAACCGTCCAGTCACTTAGATTAATTGCTGTATTAATTCTTGTGCCCACTCTTTTAAGGCTCATAAGCTTTCAAACCATTGTGAAATCAGATCTATAA
- a CDS encoding MBL fold metallo-hydrolase, giving the protein MSLFEQISEHIWIMHADHETDRPILAAIAGTRKTLIMDAGNSPKHASLFKNYLINQGIRLPDMVVLTHWHWDHTFGLTAWDAPVIAHSETAKVLRYLSSMEWSEETLKDLSNEKIINEDTIVHIIKEYGDSRSIQIPEADIQFNAGLQIDLGGVSCEIQHVGGDHAADSCFFYVKEDKVLFLGDALSPSVYGGPRTYTSANFLEVLLVMYQYNAEIYVESHGKPTKREAFLEEISPWEQLARLIDHYGNNREHIVEDLKEYFKMDELSRDLDESIGYFISGLKM; this is encoded by the coding sequence ATGTCTCTTTTTGAACAAATCAGCGAACATATTTGGATTATGCATGCAGATCATGAAACCGACAGGCCTATTTTGGCAGCAATCGCAGGTACAAGGAAAACGCTCATCATGGATGCAGGAAATTCTCCGAAGCATGCCAGTCTATTTAAAAACTATTTAATAAATCAGGGAATACGGCTTCCTGATATGGTGGTTTTGACCCACTGGCATTGGGACCATACATTTGGCCTGACTGCATGGGACGCTCCGGTGATTGCACACTCAGAGACTGCAAAAGTTCTCCGCTATTTATCAAGTATGGAATGGTCTGAAGAAACACTGAAGGATCTGTCAAACGAAAAAATTATTAATGAAGATACGATTGTTCACATCATAAAGGAATATGGGGATTCCAGAAGCATTCAAATTCCGGAAGCGGATATCCAGTTCAATGCAGGTTTGCAGATCGATCTTGGCGGTGTGTCCTGCGAAATTCAGCATGTTGGGGGCGACCATGCCGCAGATTCCTGCTTCTTCTATGTAAAAGAAGACAAAGTATTATTCCTGGGAGATGCACTTAGTCCTTCGGTTTACGGTGGACCGCGCACGTATACATCAGCCAACTTTTTAGAAGTACTGTTAGTTATGTATCAATACAATGCTGAAATCTATGTGGAATCACATGGGAAACCAACAAAAAGAGAAGCGTTCTTGGAAGAAATCAGTCCATGGGAGCAGCTTGCTCGTCTTATTGATCATTATGGAAACAACCGTGAACACATAGTGGAGGACTTGAAGGAATATTTTAAAATGGATGAACTGTCCAGGGACCTTGACGAATCAATAGGCTATTTTATATCAGGCTTAAAAATGTAG
- a CDS encoding YebC/PmpR family DNA-binding transcriptional regulator, which translates to MGRKWNNIKEKKASKDANTSRIYAKFGVEIYVAAKQGEPNPESNQALRFVLERAKTYNVPKHIIDRAIEKAKGGSEENYSELRYEGFGPNGSMVIVDALTNNVNRTASDVRAAFGKNGGNMGVSGSVAYMFDATAVIGIEGKTADEVLELLMEADVDARDIIEEDDSVIVYADPEQFHAVQEALKNAGITEFTVAEITMLAQNDVTLPEDGQAKFEKMIDALEDLDDVQRVYHNVDLGE; encoded by the coding sequence ATAGGCCGTAAATGGAATAATATTAAAGAAAAAAAAGCGTCCAAGGATGCTAATACGAGTCGTATATATGCAAAGTTTGGTGTTGAAATTTATGTAGCAGCAAAACAGGGTGAACCAAATCCAGAGTCTAACCAGGCTTTAAGATTCGTACTTGAGCGGGCAAAAACATATAATGTACCGAAACACATTATCGACCGAGCGATTGAAAAAGCAAAAGGCGGTTCAGAAGAAAACTATAGTGAACTTCGTTATGAAGGCTTTGGACCTAATGGATCCATGGTAATCGTAGATGCCCTGACCAATAACGTGAACCGTACAGCTTCAGACGTACGTGCTGCCTTTGGTAAAAACGGCGGAAACATGGGTGTCAGCGGATCAGTAGCTTATATGTTTGATGCAACGGCTGTCATTGGAATTGAAGGCAAAACGGCTGATGAAGTGCTTGAATTATTAATGGAAGCAGATGTAGACGCACGTGATATTATTGAAGAAGATGATTCTGTCATCGTTTATGCGGACCCTGAACAGTTCCATGCAGTACAGGAAGCATTGAAAAATGCAGGGATTACTGAATTTACGGTAGCTGAGATTACAATGCTTGCCCAAAATGACGTCACCCTACCTGAAGATGGACAAGCAAAATTCGAAAAAATGATTGACGCATTAGAAGACCTAGATGATGTTCAACGAGTGTACCACAATGTCGATTTAGGTGAATAG
- a CDS encoding Na+/H+ antiporter NhaC family protein — protein MLEQNFTSRQVLGLIGVTLAGILASVACNIPLAIGFLPGLFMLIALVRTKRHSFSQILSVCKSGINRGKTVIFILFLVSFLLPSWYEAGTINQLVSLSLEVITPTHFLLLTFIISMFFSMILGTSVGTLSSIGIPIITSAAAIHIALPTVAGALISGAFVGDRTSPFSSAHQLLSNIVEVPVKKQFRAIFVTTITAVMAGSLYYWILDLHIQNSSLVHEHSLFRGKSVSMVKFIPPAVLITAVLLRFKIIYAFMASIISACIIALFAKVAPNALLHSLFSGVPGIGGGLQNMYLLLIFLALAGAYNGLLEEYKVIQPLLDRWMTKSGSLALDTVKTIIATLGISLIAGNQTLPIILTGRSFLSHWSNKHSKEELARVMADSTMLFPAMIPWSVLALMCSSILGVSLFDYLPFAIFLWILPILTIIFSLGKKIKASSSVVSNTG, from the coding sequence ATGTTGGAGCAAAACTTTACAAGCAGGCAAGTTCTTGGCTTAATAGGTGTCACACTTGCGGGGATTTTAGCATCCGTTGCCTGCAATATTCCTCTTGCAATCGGATTTTTGCCTGGGTTGTTCATGCTGATTGCATTAGTTAGAACTAAAAGGCATTCCTTCTCGCAAATACTGTCTGTTTGCAAATCAGGGATTAACCGTGGAAAGACGGTTATTTTTATTCTATTTCTTGTAAGCTTTCTCCTGCCTTCCTGGTATGAAGCAGGAACTATTAATCAGTTAGTATCGCTGTCTCTTGAGGTTATTACACCCACTCATTTTCTTTTATTGACGTTCATCATTTCCATGTTTTTTTCAATGATACTGGGTACCTCTGTTGGTACTTTAAGCTCTATAGGGATCCCGATAATCACCAGCGCAGCTGCAATCCATATTGCATTGCCTACTGTTGCGGGGGCATTAATATCAGGTGCGTTCGTTGGAGATCGGACCTCTCCTTTTTCAAGTGCACACCAGCTTCTTTCAAACATAGTGGAAGTTCCAGTTAAGAAGCAGTTTCGGGCCATTTTTGTCACAACGATCACAGCAGTTATGGCAGGCAGCTTGTATTACTGGATTCTCGACTTACACATTCAAAACTCGAGCCTTGTTCACGAACATTCACTGTTTCGGGGGAAAAGTGTGAGCATGGTAAAATTTATTCCGCCTGCAGTTTTGATCACAGCTGTATTGCTGCGATTTAAAATCATTTATGCTTTCATGGCCAGTATTATTTCTGCATGCATAATCGCTTTATTTGCAAAAGTTGCTCCTAACGCTCTTTTACATTCTTTATTTTCAGGTGTACCAGGTATCGGCGGGGGACTGCAAAACATGTATTTACTACTCATTTTTTTGGCATTGGCGGGTGCTTACAATGGACTGCTGGAGGAATATAAAGTAATCCAGCCTCTCTTAGACCGGTGGATGACCAAATCCGGCTCACTGGCTTTGGATACGGTTAAAACGATCATCGCTACGTTAGGAATATCGCTGATTGCCGGCAACCAAACCCTTCCGATTATTTTAACAGGAAGATCGTTTCTTTCACATTGGTCCAATAAACACAGCAAAGAAGAATTGGCGCGTGTTATGGCTGATTCAACTATGCTGTTTCCGGCCATGATTCCCTGGAGTGTATTGGCTCTAATGTGTAGCAGTATTTTGGGAGTTTCCTTATTCGATTATCTTCCTTTCGCTATTTTTCTTTGGATTTTACCAATATTAACGATCATTTTTTCATTGGGTAAAAAAATAAAAGCCTCCTCCTCTGTCGTTTCCAATACTGGCTGA
- a CDS encoding LD-carboxypeptidase: MIKYPFLAEGATIGVTAPSSGVRAELHDMLKLSINRMNSKGYTVICGDTVWTQEKAKSASAKKRADEFNEMMSNEDIDIIIPPWGGELLIEILEDIDFKNIKNKWVLGYSDISLLLLAITLKTGIATAHGTNLADLRGEYSDETTSMWQSVLSSKPGASVLQHSSAKYQKNWQHGNPSPCVFHLTEQTYWKTVSTNNVKVEGRLLGGCIDVIRHLIGTPFGDVQSFRKQYINGEPILWYLENCEMNTADLRRSLVQMKLAGWFEHCSGIMFGRSPANQPVENYTVEDVYKDLFDELQIPIIYDIDCGHVPPQITFINGSYAEVEVDSGKGTVLQQFKQ, encoded by the coding sequence ATGATTAAATATCCTTTTTTGGCAGAAGGAGCAACAATAGGAGTAACTGCGCCCTCATCAGGGGTGCGCGCTGAGTTACATGACATGTTGAAACTTTCAATTAATCGAATGAATTCGAAAGGTTATACCGTTATTTGTGGAGATACGGTTTGGACTCAGGAAAAGGCTAAATCGGCATCTGCCAAAAAACGAGCAGACGAGTTTAATGAAATGATGAGTAACGAAGATATTGATATCATTATTCCTCCATGGGGCGGAGAGCTTCTAATTGAGATACTCGAAGATATTGATTTTAAAAATATAAAGAACAAATGGGTATTAGGCTATTCAGATATTAGTTTATTGTTACTGGCTATTACTCTGAAGACTGGTATAGCTACTGCGCATGGAACGAATTTAGCAGATTTAAGAGGGGAGTATTCTGACGAGACAACTTCCATGTGGCAGTCCGTATTATCGTCGAAACCTGGAGCTTCTGTCCTTCAACATTCATCAGCAAAATATCAGAAGAACTGGCAGCATGGTAATCCTTCCCCATGTGTTTTTCATTTAACTGAACAAACATATTGGAAGACTGTTTCAACTAACAATGTTAAGGTTGAAGGCCGCTTGCTGGGTGGCTGTATAGACGTGATAAGGCATTTAATTGGTACACCTTTTGGTGATGTGCAAAGCTTTAGAAAGCAATATATCAATGGAGAACCTATACTATGGTACTTAGAAAATTGTGAAATGAATACTGCAGATTTACGAAGGTCTTTGGTGCAAATGAAATTAGCCGGATGGTTTGAACATTGTTCAGGCATTATGTTTGGGCGAAGCCCCGCAAATCAACCTGTCGAAAACTATACAGTGGAAGATGTTTATAAAGATCTTTTTGATGAACTGCAAATACCCATTATTTATGATATTGATTGCGGACATGTGCCTCCTCAGATCACTTTCATAAATGGTTCATATGCAGAAGTCGAGGTGGACAGCGGGAAAGGGACTGTTTTGCAGCAATTTAAACAATAA